A single genomic interval of Oligoflexus sp. harbors:
- a CDS encoding adenylate/guanylate cyclase domain-containing protein, whose protein sequence is MALLMYSSFFALDYALGLPNLPLQAVLRLIVMPLILFFTFYSSFKPIYRRKFELFISLPLLAGSLAHCGMAVANPMPPGYFVFATGLMLLYNHLFSGLRLQISLRVGAVIVVTYEAVRLFWTDVDFPVAFQENFFLLSALVLALVANYLIERFNRADYVHHMEREIFLKKLHAAKAEREQLLSNILPQAIVQELYATGHVAPHDLPDVTVMFIDIVGFTRMSERVHAQELVKALNEYFTMIDRIMDQYGIERLKTIGDAYFCAGGLSDKTMPHTLNCCLAALDVMQSISQLEGWFGENLEVRIGIHRGPVTAGVVGEKRFAYDIWGDTVNVASRFEKASEPGRINISQAVYDVVKKHLDCEARGDIVVKGELSLRMYFLKPDGADVRNKTA, encoded by the coding sequence ATGGCCTTGCTCATGTATTCGTCGTTCTTCGCCTTGGATTATGCGCTGGGATTGCCTAACCTTCCTCTGCAAGCCGTTCTGCGCCTTATCGTGATGCCATTGATCCTTTTTTTCACTTTCTACTCGTCATTCAAACCGATCTATCGCCGCAAGTTCGAACTTTTCATCTCCTTGCCGCTGCTCGCAGGCTCTCTGGCCCACTGTGGGATGGCAGTTGCAAACCCTATGCCGCCTGGCTACTTTGTCTTCGCAACGGGATTGATGCTGCTCTATAACCATCTTTTCTCGGGTCTTCGTCTGCAGATTTCGCTGCGCGTAGGGGCGGTGATCGTGGTCACCTATGAAGCCGTGCGCCTCTTCTGGACCGACGTTGATTTCCCCGTGGCGTTTCAGGAGAATTTTTTTCTGCTTTCCGCTCTGGTCCTGGCTTTAGTGGCGAACTATCTGATCGAGCGCTTCAATCGGGCTGATTATGTCCACCACATGGAGCGGGAAATCTTTCTGAAAAAACTCCATGCCGCGAAAGCCGAAAGGGAGCAGCTCCTGAGCAATATCCTGCCGCAGGCCATCGTCCAGGAACTCTATGCAACGGGGCATGTGGCGCCGCATGATCTGCCGGATGTGACCGTGATGTTCATCGACATCGTGGGTTTCACTCGGATGTCCGAGCGCGTGCACGCCCAGGAGCTGGTGAAGGCGCTGAACGAATACTTCACCATGATCGACCGCATCATGGACCAGTATGGAATTGAGCGCCTGAAAACCATTGGCGACGCATATTTCTGCGCCGGTGGGCTATCCGACAAAACCATGCCGCATACCCTGAACTGCTGCCTGGCGGCGCTGGACGTCATGCAATCCATCTCCCAACTGGAAGGCTGGTTCGGGGAAAACCTGGAAGTCAGGATCGGAATCCATCGTGGGCCCGTGACCGCCGGTGTCGTGGGGGAAAAGCGTTTCGCCTATGATATCTGGGGTGATACCGTGAACGTGGCCAGCCGCTTTGAAAAGGCTTCGGAGCCCGGGCGCATCAATATTTCGCAGGCGGTTTACGATGTCGTGAAAAAGCATTTGGATTGCGAGGCGCGTGGGGACATCGTGGTGAAGGGGGAGCTTTCGCTTAGGATGTATTTCCTTAAGCCTGATGGGGCTGACGTTCGGAATAAAACGGCCTAA
- a CDS encoding response regulator, with protein sequence MPLKQPMQIIFVSDHGTQPEALEHLIQNQGQVSWSVVTTLEASIQELQQREVDAVVCARPGVALAILKESGRKLPVMVLHGDTEVDAILLDNFLANLPPRWDPDFPHAAVLAAFEENTSDGLFLVNREGSITYANRSAERLSGIRKAELEHSPIKSLWAPSVAEALSQTLAKVFEKGHSIHNVEGFIRHHKGRNIPVLLSASAVQDDERISGVVVTLKNNSELRRASADITLLHKQMDVERSHFETIMQQFPAGIVIAEAPSGRIVFFNDQAQALLGSDAVAASCIEDYGQIQAFTPDGKVVQADDWPLSHALKSGVSVPGGVIRMFQSETNSDRFLSLNAAPILNSDGEVTSAVMAIFDITAEREAQQSIVQAKEEAERANQAKTAFLANISHEIRTPLGAVIGFTSLMRSGDIPPEERDETLAIIERNGQDLLRLIDEILDLSKVEAQRIDVKKVECSISAIIRDVMNLLGYRAREKGLNIEVTTDRESPDIITTDPARLKQILVNIVGNAVKFTEKGRIQIEIVAAGPITPSSAPLLFRVKDSGIGIDSDHIGQLFQPFSQIDCTNTRRFGGTGLGLLLSRKLARLLGGDVILEQSAPGVGSTFVVTIDGAPARKRIQAQDREVTAAYPAAGKAIFARTQLESISILAADDSMDNQLLLKSFLTRYGAKVDFASNGFEAVEKAAANPYDIVLMDLQMPVCDGYSATRRLRSMGFDKPILALSAHARNEEQEKSFLAGCNDHITKPINIKSLLASIVRHTGLETESQSGSDGGSGAWEK encoded by the coding sequence ATGCCATTGAAACAGCCTATGCAGATCATCTTTGTGTCCGATCACGGGACCCAGCCCGAGGCACTGGAGCACCTGATCCAGAACCAGGGGCAGGTGAGCTGGAGCGTCGTCACAACTTTGGAAGCCAGTATACAGGAGCTTCAGCAGAGAGAGGTCGATGCTGTGGTCTGCGCAAGGCCAGGGGTGGCTCTCGCTATTTTGAAAGAATCAGGGCGTAAGCTCCCTGTCATGGTGCTCCATGGTGACACTGAAGTGGATGCCATCCTCCTCGATAACTTTCTGGCGAATCTGCCCCCGCGCTGGGATCCCGACTTTCCTCACGCGGCTGTATTAGCAGCCTTTGAAGAGAATACCTCCGATGGTCTTTTCCTTGTGAATCGCGAGGGAAGCATCACGTACGCGAACCGCTCCGCAGAAAGACTCAGCGGGATCAGGAAAGCCGAACTGGAACATAGTCCCATCAAATCGCTGTGGGCCCCATCCGTCGCCGAAGCTCTGAGTCAGACCCTGGCCAAGGTTTTTGAAAAAGGCCATTCCATTCATAACGTGGAAGGTTTCATCCGGCATCACAAAGGCCGGAATATTCCCGTGCTCCTGAGCGCCTCGGCCGTTCAGGATGATGAGCGGATCAGCGGCGTGGTCGTGACCTTGAAAAATAACAGCGAGCTGCGTCGCGCGTCAGCTGACATCACCCTTCTGCATAAGCAGATGGATGTTGAACGCTCGCATTTTGAAACCATCATGCAGCAGTTCCCCGCCGGCATCGTCATTGCGGAAGCCCCGAGCGGTCGCATCGTCTTTTTTAATGACCAGGCGCAGGCTCTGCTCGGCAGCGATGCGGTCGCAGCCAGCTGCATCGAAGATTACGGCCAGATTCAGGCCTTCACCCCGGATGGAAAAGTCGTCCAGGCTGATGATTGGCCTTTGAGCCACGCCTTGAAATCGGGAGTTTCCGTTCCCGGCGGCGTCATTCGCATGTTTCAGAGCGAAACGAATTCGGATCGCTTTCTTTCGTTGAACGCTGCGCCTATTCTCAATTCGGATGGTGAGGTGACTTCGGCTGTGATGGCAATCTTTGATATAACCGCCGAGCGCGAGGCCCAGCAGAGCATCGTTCAAGCGAAAGAAGAAGCCGAACGGGCCAATCAGGCAAAAACGGCTTTTTTAGCCAATATCTCCCACGAAATCCGCACGCCTTTGGGAGCGGTCATCGGCTTCACCAGTCTTATGCGAAGCGGCGATATCCCCCCCGAGGAGCGGGACGAAACCCTGGCCATTATCGAACGCAATGGCCAGGACCTTCTGCGGCTGATCGATGAAATCCTGGATCTGTCCAAAGTGGAAGCCCAGCGAATAGACGTGAAGAAAGTGGAATGCTCGATTTCCGCCATCATTCGCGATGTCATGAATTTACTCGGGTATCGTGCCCGCGAGAAAGGCCTGAATATCGAAGTCACGACCGACCGTGAATCGCCGGACATTATAACGACGGATCCTGCCCGACTGAAGCAGATCCTTGTGAATATCGTCGGCAACGCGGTGAAGTTCACGGAGAAAGGCCGCATTCAGATCGAGATCGTCGCCGCGGGTCCCATCACTCCGTCGTCCGCTCCGCTGCTTTTCCGGGTCAAGGATTCCGGTATTGGCATTGACTCCGATCATATCGGCCAGCTGTTTCAGCCTTTTTCCCAGATCGACTGTACCAATACGAGACGCTTTGGAGGCACGGGGCTTGGACTCCTGCTTTCCCGTAAATTGGCAAGGCTCCTGGGCGGTGATGTGATTCTTGAGCAATCGGCTCCGGGCGTGGGCAGCACCTTCGTCGTGACCATTGATGGAGCGCCTGCCCGGAAACGCATCCAGGCCCAGGACCGGGAAGTCACCGCGGCTTATCCTGCGGCGGGAAAGGCGATCTTTGCGCGGACGCAGTTGGAATCCATTTCCATTCTTGCCGCCGATGACTCCATGGATAATCAGCTCCTCTTGAAAAGTTTTCTGACCCGTTACGGCGCCAAAGTTGACTTCGCTTCCAATGGTTTCGAAGCGGTGGAAAAGGCCGCGGCCAATCCTTACGATATAGTCCTGATGGATCTACAGATGCCGGTATGCGACGGCTATAGCGCGACGCGACGTCTCCGCAGCATGGGCTTTGACAAGCCAATCCTGGCGCTTTCCGCTCACGCGCGGAATGAAGAACAGGAAAAAAGTTTTCTGGCAGGTTGCAATGATCACATCACCAAGCCTATAAACATAAAAAGTTTGCTGGCGAGCATTGTTCGTCATACAGGGCTGGAGACGGAAAGCCAGTCGGGATCAGACGGAGGGAGCGGTGCCTGGGAAAAGTAG
- a CDS encoding ATPase domain-containing protein — protein sequence MPGKSSSYQSEVENIKKAERRLASGVPRLDYILKGGFLKGSIYSVIGPPGSGKTVYANQLCFNHASGRGRSVYISILVESITKMLGHIEDFTFFRPELVNSQIFYFSGYGILKSDGFRGLLTMIRNAVKEHQADLLILDGLESGISDRNGMLEFKEFIHELQGVTALLNCTTFLLSPANHDRTMPQNNLVDGIMEFTRDLLGPRSVHEVAIHKFRGSDFLQGKHEVEITDDGVQIHPRTEVQFADPPENATEERIRMGFGITSFDQMLTGGLLSGTCTVLLGAPGTGKTILGLHFLVEGAKQGQSGIYFGFYEPPPRLIEKAERLGLGLKKWVDEGLIQLIWQPPLEHYLDSLAEQLLEKLRTETQNVSRRRLFIDGVEGFRNANVYPDRASRFMSAFTNQLRMLDVTSLITEELPLFKPELDMPNPELANVVEGVVLLRYVELQSQIRRLLSIMKMRESEYDTGIREFKITGLGVEVTDSFTAEAVLTGQGRLIGPPSQAKPATKKKAKTKKKSAGKSRKGGRR from the coding sequence GTGCCTGGGAAAAGTAGCTCATATCAAAGTGAAGTGGAGAATATTAAGAAAGCAGAACGACGTTTGGCCTCGGGAGTACCGCGGCTCGATTATATCCTCAAAGGTGGATTCCTTAAGGGTTCCATCTATTCGGTGATCGGGCCTCCTGGATCCGGCAAAACTGTTTACGCGAATCAGCTCTGCTTCAATCACGCTTCAGGCCGTGGTCGCTCGGTCTATATCTCCATCCTGGTCGAGTCGATTACCAAAATGCTCGGGCACATCGAGGATTTCACGTTTTTCCGGCCTGAGCTGGTGAATTCGCAGATCTTTTACTTCAGCGGCTACGGGATACTCAAATCCGATGGTTTTCGCGGTCTTTTGACCATGATCCGCAATGCTGTGAAGGAACACCAGGCTGATCTCTTGATCCTGGATGGCCTGGAATCCGGCATTTCAGATCGTAATGGAATGCTGGAGTTCAAGGAATTCATCCATGAACTGCAGGGGGTCACCGCGCTTTTGAACTGCACCACCTTTCTTCTATCCCCCGCGAACCACGACAGGACCATGCCCCAGAACAATCTGGTGGATGGCATCATGGAATTCACGCGCGACCTTCTGGGTCCGCGGTCCGTTCATGAGGTCGCCATTCACAAATTCCGCGGCTCTGATTTTTTGCAGGGCAAGCATGAAGTCGAAATCACCGACGACGGGGTCCAGATCCATCCACGGACTGAAGTGCAGTTCGCCGATCCTCCCGAGAATGCGACCGAGGAACGGATTCGCATGGGTTTTGGTATCACGTCGTTCGATCAGATGCTGACGGGCGGACTTTTGTCGGGCACCTGCACCGTGCTGCTGGGGGCACCCGGTACGGGCAAGACCATACTAGGACTGCATTTCCTGGTGGAAGGCGCGAAGCAGGGCCAGTCAGGGATTTACTTCGGCTTCTATGAACCACCGCCACGGCTCATTGAAAAAGCCGAGCGGCTCGGCCTTGGATTGAAAAAATGGGTGGATGAAGGTTTGATCCAACTGATCTGGCAGCCGCCTTTGGAGCATTACCTGGATTCTTTAGCTGAACAGCTTTTGGAAAAACTGCGTACGGAAACGCAGAACGTATCCCGCCGTCGACTCTTCATCGACGGCGTCGAAGGCTTCCGCAATGCCAACGTCTATCCCGACCGAGCCTCGCGCTTCATGTCGGCCTTTACCAACCAGCTGCGCATGCTGGATGTGACGAGCCTGATCACGGAAGAGCTGCCGCTTTTTAAACCGGAACTTGATATGCCTAATCCGGAGCTGGCCAATGTCGTGGAAGGCGTCGTCCTTCTGCGTTATGTGGAACTTCAGTCCCAAATTCGGCGTCTTCTATCCATCATGAAAATGCGTGAGAGCGAATACGACACGGGCATCCGGGAATTCAAGATCACCGGCCTTGGAGTCGAAGTTACAGATTCCTTTACCGCAGAGGCCGTGCTGACTGGTCAGGGACGGTTGATTGGCCCTCCATCGCAGGCAAAGCCCGCGACGAAGAAGAAGGCGAAGACGAAGAAAAAATCGGCTGGCAAGAGCCGCAAGGGAGGTCGGCGATGA
- a CDS encoding response regulator, whose protein sequence is MTSIMVVDDEYDIAQAIRGILEDEGFEVEVCANGRHALQCIKEKDKSFQLVLIDVMMPFMSGLDLLKQLRNDRRFAKVPVVLMNNTELKVNQDEHQWDGFLRKPFDCNSLIKTVSQFTEER, encoded by the coding sequence ATGACCTCTATAATGGTCGTGGATGATGAATATGACATTGCCCAAGCGATCAGGGGCATACTGGAGGATGAAGGTTTCGAGGTCGAGGTTTGCGCCAACGGGCGTCATGCTCTGCAGTGCATTAAGGAAAAAGACAAAAGCTTCCAGCTGGTCCTGATCGATGTCATGATGCCCTTCATGAGTGGTCTTGATCTTCTGAAGCAGCTGCGCAATGATCGGCGTTTCGCCAAAGTTCCTGTCGTTCTGATGAACAACACCGAACTGAAGGTGAATCAGGACGAACATCAATGGGACGGCTTTCTTCGTAAACCCTTTGACTGCAACAGTCTGATCAAGACGGTGAGCCAGTTTACGGAAGAGAGGTAA
- a CDS encoding sodium-dependent transporter, which produces MAQGRKDRSPEQWSSRIGVVLAVAGSAVGLGNFLRFPGQAAQNGGGAFMIPYFISILLLGIPLCWAEWTMGRYGGSKGFNSAPGIFRVIWKNSLAPYAGALGVMIPLVIYMYYVVIEAWCLGYAYNYLSGALMMGANPEAYSNFFNQFVGVESNGFLYAGGHSQILGFIVFTFVLNFVLVYRGVSKGIETFCKIAIPVMAVAAICVLIRVLTLGTPDPGRPEQSVLGGLGFMWNPNFETLKDPKTWLAAAGQVFFTLSVGFGVILNYASYLKQNDDVALSGLTASSMNEFFEVCLGGLITLPAAFIFLGVAAGGFGTFSLGFNALPNVFALMPGGQFFGFLWFFMLFLAAVTSSLSMLQPVIAFLEEGFGLKRHASVAILGLITAIGCGFVVFFSEGLVALDMFDFWVGTLLIFVLGMVQVFVYGWVFGIEKGDAELHKGSHIRVPRLIQYILKYVSPVFLGVIFLAFCYNNVPGYIETISRNPVALLSVLFIGLILVFVCLLAHIASRRWKQEGR; this is translated from the coding sequence GTGGCGCAAGGACGCAAGGATCGGTCCCCCGAGCAATGGAGCTCGCGGATCGGAGTTGTTTTAGCAGTGGCAGGCTCCGCCGTCGGGCTCGGAAATTTTTTAAGGTTTCCGGGTCAGGCCGCTCAGAATGGTGGCGGGGCATTCATGATCCCCTATTTCATATCCATCCTTCTGCTGGGCATCCCGCTCTGCTGGGCGGAATGGACGATGGGCCGCTACGGGGGATCCAAGGGCTTTAATTCCGCTCCGGGAATATTCCGGGTTATTTGGAAGAATTCGTTGGCCCCCTATGCCGGTGCGCTGGGCGTCATGATACCTCTTGTCATCTATATGTATTACGTGGTGATCGAGGCCTGGTGTCTGGGCTATGCCTACAACTATCTCTCGGGAGCCCTGATGATGGGTGCCAACCCCGAGGCCTACAGCAATTTTTTCAATCAGTTCGTAGGCGTGGAAAGCAATGGTTTCCTTTATGCCGGTGGGCACAGCCAGATCCTTGGGTTTATCGTTTTCACCTTCGTTCTCAACTTCGTTCTCGTATACCGCGGTGTGAGCAAGGGCATTGAAACATTCTGCAAGATTGCCATTCCCGTGATGGCTGTCGCGGCCATTTGCGTTTTGATCCGGGTCCTGACACTGGGGACACCGGATCCCGGTCGACCGGAACAGTCTGTGCTGGGGGGCCTGGGTTTCATGTGGAACCCCAACTTCGAGACGCTCAAGGATCCCAAGACCTGGCTGGCGGCCGCGGGACAGGTGTTTTTCACGCTTTCTGTGGGATTCGGGGTTATTCTGAATTACGCGAGTTATCTGAAGCAGAACGATGATGTGGCCTTGAGCGGCCTTACGGCCAGCAGCATGAATGAATTTTTTGAAGTCTGCCTGGGCGGTTTGATCACCCTTCCTGCAGCTTTCATCTTTCTCGGCGTCGCCGCGGGCGGCTTTGGGACGTTCTCGCTCGGCTTCAATGCGCTGCCGAATGTCTTTGCCCTGATGCCGGGCGGCCAGTTCTTTGGATTCCTTTGGTTCTTCATGCTTTTTCTGGCTGCCGTCACCAGCAGCCTTTCCATGCTGCAGCCTGTGATTGCTTTTTTGGAAGAGGGTTTCGGACTCAAGCGTCACGCCTCCGTTGCGATACTCGGTCTGATCACGGCCATCGGCTGCGGTTTTGTGGTGTTTTTTTCGGAAGGCCTTGTGGCTTTGGATATGTTTGATTTCTGGGTGGGTACGCTGCTCATCTTCGTCTTGGGGATGGTGCAGGTCTTTGTCTATGGCTGGGTTTTCGGAATCGAAAAGGGCGATGCTGAACTGCACAAAGGCTCGCATATTCGTGTCCCGCGGCTGATCCAGTATATCCTGAAGTATGTGTCGCCTGTTTTCCTTGGCGTTATCTTCCTTGCCTTTTGCTATAACAACGTTCCGGGTTATATCGAAACCATTTCCCGGAACCCCGTGGCCCTATTGTCCGTGCTTTTTATCGGGCTGATTCTGGTCTTCGTTTGTCTTCTGGCTCATATAGCGAGCCGCCGCTGGAAGCAGGAAGGACGTTGA
- a CDS encoding RICIN domain-containing protein, translating to MFRKIGFILGFVLFSSHASAFVLRSGQNIQSCLEIYHAQTNDWRYLSNAELFACNGLEHQQLQVLPRGEVNGKLSFVLRMFNRCLEVDQTATRPWTAFVNVQLQPCRGAPHQRWFLESVGPDWQRVRSVVDGRCLEVDMNPNHGWRFQTNLQVRECAGERQQLWRFDDYYPGT from the coding sequence ATGTTTAGAAAGATTGGATTCATTCTAGGGTTTGTTCTTTTCTCGAGCCATGCCTCCGCCTTCGTCCTAAGGAGCGGTCAGAACATTCAAAGCTGTCTCGAAATCTATCACGCCCAGACCAATGACTGGCGCTATCTCAGCAACGCCGAACTCTTTGCCTGCAATGGTCTGGAGCATCAGCAGCTCCAGGTGCTGCCCCGCGGTGAAGTGAACGGCAAGCTGAGTTTTGTTCTGCGTATGTTCAACCGTTGCCTGGAAGTCGATCAAACGGCCACGCGTCCGTGGACGGCTTTCGTCAATGTTCAGCTCCAACCCTGTCGTGGCGCCCCTCATCAGCGCTGGTTCCTGGAATCTGTAGGGCCGGACTGGCAAAGAGTGCGCTCGGTCGTGGATGGCCGCTGTCTGGAAGTGGATATGAATCCCAACCATGGCTGGCGCTTTCAAACCAATCTTCAGGTTCGGGAATGTGCGGGCGAACGCCAACAGCTGTGGCGCTTCGATGATTACTATCCCGGGACTTAA
- a CDS encoding CCA tRNA nucleotidyltransferase, producing the protein MDDSAKNKQKNPGQGAAQESKDPDGRHILALRVIKTLEEAGYQARLAGGCVRDRLLGIHPKDYDVATTALPEEICTVFKQKSIKVVPTGMDHGTITVVIAGQGMEVTSLRRDVSTDGRRATVAFGSSFEEDAERRDFTFNAMFEDADGRIYDYFGGQEDLKAGRLRFVGVAQERIREDYLRILRLFRFWSRFGFTPDAVTLEACRAEGQGLLIVSQERITHELMETLQGDYILDPLSAMASTGILNLVLGLQTIPALELKRMDALKISRKEERGPARLGILLRLRFGSDANAIENLMQTLRLSRNIQQRVLLSLFVPLDKLGHDPAIIMDHIDAWEAQGASFMETLLPLWRALYPEHKKILDEVEGIEARHGPRRRSKVPVDGQALMSQCGAKPGPELGLLLAELKRRWRLGEWQTRDEGLELARKLLTKAQ; encoded by the coding sequence ATGGATGATAGCGCAAAAAATAAACAGAAAAACCCGGGGCAGGGGGCTGCTCAGGAATCGAAGGATCCAGACGGCCGCCATATCCTGGCCCTGCGGGTCATCAAAACACTGGAGGAGGCTGGTTATCAGGCCCGCCTCGCGGGCGGCTGCGTAAGGGACAGGCTGCTTGGGATTCATCCAAAGGATTATGATGTCGCCACCACCGCCTTGCCCGAGGAAATCTGCACAGTTTTTAAACAGAAAAGCATCAAGGTCGTGCCCACCGGGATGGATCATGGAACGATCACCGTCGTAATCGCCGGACAGGGCATGGAGGTTACGAGCCTGAGACGCGATGTCTCAACCGATGGAAGGCGCGCCACGGTTGCGTTTGGAAGCAGTTTCGAGGAGGACGCGGAGCGGCGGGACTTTACCTTCAACGCCATGTTCGAAGACGCGGACGGCCGGATCTACGATTACTTTGGTGGCCAGGAGGACCTGAAAGCCGGCCGGCTTCGTTTTGTAGGCGTGGCCCAGGAAAGAATACGCGAAGATTATCTGAGGATCCTGCGCCTCTTCCGCTTCTGGTCGCGCTTTGGCTTCACGCCCGATGCGGTGACCCTGGAGGCCTGTCGCGCCGAAGGGCAGGGCCTTCTTATCGTAAGCCAGGAGCGGATCACGCACGAGCTTATGGAGACCCTGCAGGGCGATTATATACTGGACCCCCTGAGTGCGATGGCCAGCACCGGAATTCTGAATCTCGTGCTCGGCCTCCAGACCATTCCAGCTCTCGAACTGAAACGCATGGATGCCCTGAAAATAAGCAGAAAAGAGGAGAGGGGACCGGCCCGTCTGGGGATACTCCTGCGCCTTCGGTTTGGTTCAGATGCGAACGCCATCGAAAACCTCATGCAAACTCTGCGTTTGTCACGCAATATTCAGCAAAGAGTCCTGCTCTCTCTCTTTGTTCCCTTGGATAAACTCGGTCACGACCCTGCCATCATCATGGATCACATTGATGCCTGGGAGGCCCAGGGCGCTTCCTTCATGGAGACTCTGCTTCCGCTCTGGCGCGCGCTCTATCCTGAACACAAAAAAATCCTCGATGAAGTCGAAGGTATCGAAGCCCGGCATGGACCGCGTCGGCGATCCAAGGTCCCTGTGGATGGCCAGGCGCTGATGTCCCAATGCGGTGCGAAGCCCGGTCCTGAGCTGGGTCTTCTGCTCGCGGAATTGAAAAGGCGCTGGCGGCTCGGCGAATGGCAAACCCGCGATGAAGGTCTGGAGCTTGCCAGAAAACTTCTGACGAAAGCTCAGTAA
- a CDS encoding phosphatidylinositol-specific phospholipase C domain-containing protein → MMLVTRIFVRLFSGFTPALLLAPAVSWAAVPSDLRLNHIQIKGTHNSYHQQPLIAFHKSHKYTHLPLTEQLEKRGIRAFELDVHRPTSGSDLQVYHIAAVDSKTTCSRFKDCLTELKNWSDRNPQHVTIFVWIEVKDSTGGPKFADFNRVDEEIREILGDRLITPDDLQGAHETLQAAIQKDGWPTVDAARGRFIFMLDNDDRTPAVYLNNDSLRGRVMLPRASESTLDKPWAVVTKTDPGSFHDAALAKNFMISVNVCSPENNAADCQSRLQKSLDAGTNILLDDFEGDAPKQSLNGYYVKLRDQLTANCNPVTSELGCVADSIDQAGR, encoded by the coding sequence ATGATGTTAGTCACTCGTATCTTCGTGCGCCTTTTTTCTGGGTTCACACCGGCTTTGCTATTGGCTCCCGCAGTCTCATGGGCCGCGGTCCCTTCCGATCTGCGATTGAATCACATTCAAATCAAGGGCACCCATAACAGTTACCATCAGCAGCCCCTGATCGCTTTTCACAAAAGTCATAAGTATACCCATCTGCCCCTGACCGAGCAGCTGGAAAAGCGTGGCATTCGCGCCTTTGAGCTGGACGTGCACCGGCCGACGTCCGGTTCCGACCTGCAGGTTTATCATATTGCGGCAGTGGATTCGAAAACGACCTGCTCGCGATTCAAAGACTGCCTGACCGAGCTGAAAAACTGGTCGGACCGTAATCCCCAGCACGTCACCATCTTCGTCTGGATCGAGGTGAAGGACAGTACGGGTGGACCGAAGTTCGCGGATTTCAACCGCGTGGATGAGGAGATTCGCGAGATACTGGGTGATCGACTGATCACGCCGGATGACCTTCAGGGAGCGCATGAAACGCTGCAGGCCGCCATTCAAAAGGATGGCTGGCCGACGGTGGATGCCGCGCGGGGGCGCTTTATCTTTATGCTCGATAACGATGATCGCACGCCAGCGGTCTACTTGAATAATGACAGTCTACGAGGCCGGGTCATGCTGCCTCGGGCGAGTGAGTCCACACTGGATAAGCCCTGGGCCGTAGTGACGAAGACCGATCCCGGCAGTTTCCATGATGCGGCCCTTGCGAAGAATTTCATGATTTCCGTGAATGTCTGTTCTCCGGAAAACAACGCGGCCGACTGCCAAAGCCGTCTGCAGAAGTCTCTTGATGCGGGCACCAATATCCTTTTGGATGATTTCGAAGGTGATGCGCCCAAGCAGAGTTTGAATGGCTATTACGTGAAGCTGCGGGATCAGCTGACGGCGAATTGCAACCCGGTGACCTCCGAACTAGGGTGCGTGGCGGATTCCATCGACCAGGCTGGGCGGTGA